A single window of Nicotiana sylvestris chromosome 3, ASM39365v2, whole genome shotgun sequence DNA harbors:
- the LOC104215665 gene encoding uncharacterized protein isoform X2, whose amino-acid sequence MSRLEKIIDSICPRKKGSVNALKKGVKIKQRRREIYREKSADRRELNLMQRRMVYLHSTTYNPIGNSTEVPTSSQFSKERIENTVGVRGDLSSLLETTNVQSLDASVISDNGRDIGSRSCAFEVGSTSGTCTEQYNITSHTTTRKDEIKQYQSARWISPPEATWCLFGFPISEISPAIYHLQVQLTSFAHLKANTIQEKFLNIQHQYQHIARQIKRASTKHKGRNEN is encoded by the exons ATGTCTAGGCTTGAAAAAATTATTGATTCTATATGCCCCCGAAAAAAGGGAAGCGTCAATGCTCTGAAGAAAGgcgtcaaaataaaacaaagacgTCGTGAAATATATAGAGAGAAGTCAGCGGACAGAAGAGAATTAAACTTAATGCAACGACGAATGGTTTACCTTCATTCTACAACATATAATCCTATTGGTAATTCCACGGAGGTACCAACTTCCAGCCAATTTAGCAAAGAGCGGATTGAGAATACAGTTGGTGTAAGAGGAGACTTATCTTCTCTCTTGGAAACAA CAAATGTGCAGTCACTTGACGCTTCCGTTATTTCTGATAATGGCAGAGATATAGGTAGTAGATCATGTGCTTTTGAAGTTG GGTCCACCTCAGGAACGTGCACTGAACAATACAACATTACGTCACATACAACAACAAGGAAAG ATGAGATCAAACAATATCAATCTGCTAGATGGATTTCGCCGCCGGAGGCAACTTGGTGTTTATTTGGTTTTCCCATAAGCGAAATAAGCCCAGCTATTTACCATCTTCAG GTGCAATTGACCTCTTTCGCACACTTGAAAGCAAATACTATACAAGAAAAATTTCTGAATATACAGCATCAGTACCAACATATA GCACGACAAATTAAGAGAGCATCCACAAAACACAAAGGAAGGAACGAGAACTGA
- the LOC104215665 gene encoding uncharacterized protein isoform X1 has protein sequence MSRLEKIIDSICPRKKGSVNALKKGVKIKQRRREIYREKSADRRELNLMQRRMVYLHSTTYNPIGNSTEVPTSSQFSKERIENTVGVRGDLSSLLETTNVQSLDASVISDNGRDIGSRSCAFEVGSTSGTCTEQYNITSHTTTRKDEIKQYQSARWISPPEATWCLFGFPISEISPAIYHLQVQLTSFAHLKANTIQEKFLNIQHQYQHIVRVQIGLSCALVVNEDIECRKIMNPVAYDFSYVIFSRHDKLREHPQNTKEGTRTEAIWNAQLQFCSRCLRSRICFIRLTKKLRQHSGNK, from the exons ATGTCTAGGCTTGAAAAAATTATTGATTCTATATGCCCCCGAAAAAAGGGAAGCGTCAATGCTCTGAAGAAAGgcgtcaaaataaaacaaagacgTCGTGAAATATATAGAGAGAAGTCAGCGGACAGAAGAGAATTAAACTTAATGCAACGACGAATGGTTTACCTTCATTCTACAACATATAATCCTATTGGTAATTCCACGGAGGTACCAACTTCCAGCCAATTTAGCAAAGAGCGGATTGAGAATACAGTTGGTGTAAGAGGAGACTTATCTTCTCTCTTGGAAACAA CAAATGTGCAGTCACTTGACGCTTCCGTTATTTCTGATAATGGCAGAGATATAGGTAGTAGATCATGTGCTTTTGAAGTTG GGTCCACCTCAGGAACGTGCACTGAACAATACAACATTACGTCACATACAACAACAAGGAAAG ATGAGATCAAACAATATCAATCTGCTAGATGGATTTCGCCGCCGGAGGCAACTTGGTGTTTATTTGGTTTTCCCATAAGCGAAATAAGCCCAGCTATTTACCATCTTCAG GTGCAATTGACCTCTTTCGCACACTTGAAAGCAAATACTATACAAGAAAAATTTCTGAATATACAGCATCAGTACCAACATATAGTACGTGTGCAAATTGGCCTATCCTGTGCATTAGTTGtaaatgaagatattgaatgtcGAAAAATCATGAACCCAGTCGCTTACGACTTCTCCTATGTCATCTTTTCAAGGCACGACAAATTAAGAGAGCATCCACAAAACACAAAGGAAGGAACGAGAACTGAAGCAATATGGAACGCTCAGCTGCAATTTTGTTCCAGATGTCTTCGCTCAAGGATATGCTTCATCAG GTTAACGAAAAAATTGAGGCAACATTCAGGCAACAAGTAG
- the LOC104215665 gene encoding uncharacterized protein isoform X3 — protein sequence MSRLEKIIDSICPRKKGSVNALKKGVKIKQRRREIYREKSADRRELNLMQRRMVYLHSTTYNPIGNSTEVPTSSQFSKERIENTVGVRGDLSSLLETTNVQSLDASVISDNGRDIGSRSCAFEVGSTSGTCTEQYNITSHTTTRKDEIKQYQSARWISPPEATWCLFGFPISEISPAIYHLQARQIKRASTKHKGRNEN from the exons ATGTCTAGGCTTGAAAAAATTATTGATTCTATATGCCCCCGAAAAAAGGGAAGCGTCAATGCTCTGAAGAAAGgcgtcaaaataaaacaaagacgTCGTGAAATATATAGAGAGAAGTCAGCGGACAGAAGAGAATTAAACTTAATGCAACGACGAATGGTTTACCTTCATTCTACAACATATAATCCTATTGGTAATTCCACGGAGGTACCAACTTCCAGCCAATTTAGCAAAGAGCGGATTGAGAATACAGTTGGTGTAAGAGGAGACTTATCTTCTCTCTTGGAAACAA CAAATGTGCAGTCACTTGACGCTTCCGTTATTTCTGATAATGGCAGAGATATAGGTAGTAGATCATGTGCTTTTGAAGTTG GGTCCACCTCAGGAACGTGCACTGAACAATACAACATTACGTCACATACAACAACAAGGAAAG ATGAGATCAAACAATATCAATCTGCTAGATGGATTTCGCCGCCGGAGGCAACTTGGTGTTTATTTGGTTTTCCCATAAGCGAAATAAGCCCAGCTATTTACCATCTTCAG GCACGACAAATTAAGAGAGCATCCACAAAACACAAAGGAAGGAACGAGAACTGA